From Verrucomicrobiia bacterium, a single genomic window includes:
- the argF gene encoding ornithine carbamoyltransferase: MKHLLSLEKMARTDMEAVFASVPAFKSNRPNHARPLAGQTWAMIFSKSSTRTRVSFEVGIHELGGRPLFLNAGDIQLGRGEPVKDTARVLGRMVHGVVIRTYAQTEVEELAELGGIPVVNALTDEEHPCQVLTDIYTIQEKLGGIAGKVVTFVGDGACNVPVSWIWAAARLGFELRIAAPANYQPAPELLQRAGANVVVTDDLKAAARGTDVLYTDVWVSMGKEAESAQRLAELAGYQINADLVKLARPGALVMHCLPAYRGKEIDDATFEANATTIFDQAENRLHVQKAILNWLVS, encoded by the coding sequence CAACCGCCCCAACCACGCCCGCCCGCTGGCCGGCCAGACGTGGGCGATGATTTTCTCGAAATCCTCCACGCGCACCCGCGTGTCCTTCGAGGTGGGCATCCACGAACTCGGCGGCCGGCCGCTCTTTCTCAACGCCGGCGACATCCAACTCGGCCGCGGCGAGCCGGTCAAGGACACCGCCCGCGTGCTGGGCCGCATGGTCCACGGCGTCGTCATCCGCACCTACGCCCAGACCGAGGTCGAGGAACTGGCCGAACTGGGCGGGATTCCCGTCGTCAACGCGTTGACCGACGAGGAACATCCCTGCCAGGTGCTGACCGACATTTATACCATCCAGGAAAAGCTCGGTGGCATTGCCGGCAAAGTCGTCACCTTTGTCGGCGACGGGGCGTGCAACGTGCCGGTGTCATGGATCTGGGCCGCGGCCCGGCTGGGATTTGAACTCCGCATTGCTGCGCCGGCGAATTATCAGCCCGCGCCGGAATTGTTGCAGCGCGCCGGCGCCAACGTGGTCGTGACCGACGACTTGAAGGCCGCCGCCCGTGGAACGGACGTGCTTTACACGGACGTGTGGGTTTCGATGGGCAAGGAAGCCGAGTCCGCGCAGCGGCTGGCCGAGCTGGCGGGCTACCAAATCAACGCCGACCTCGTGAAGCTTGCCCGGCCCGGGGCGCTCGTCATGCACTGCCTGCCGGCGTATCGCGGGAAGGAAATTGACGACGCCACGTTCGAGGCGAATGCGACGACCATCTTCGACCAGGCGGAAAACCGGCTGCACGTGCAGAAGGCCATTCTGAACTGGCTGGTGAGTTAA
- a CDS encoding VanZ family protein, whose amino-acid sequence MPPRYTKPALLAFSMFLAGLVILADSGRGGWLFALAGRIPAGDKLGHFLLFGTLSCLLNGHWRGRTLRLFGGTALSGSTLIMAVVTLEECSQVFFRSRTFDLLDLAADAVGIWFGGRLVMAGLRRQPARPPATA is encoded by the coding sequence ATGCCGCCCCGTTACACCAAACCTGCCCTGCTTGCTTTCAGCATGTTTCTCGCCGGCCTGGTTATTCTTGCGGACAGCGGTCGCGGTGGCTGGCTGTTCGCGCTGGCCGGCCGGATTCCGGCGGGCGACAAGCTGGGGCATTTTCTGCTCTTCGGGACGCTTTCCTGCCTGTTGAACGGGCATTGGCGGGGCAGAACCCTGCGGCTGTTTGGCGGGACGGCCCTGTCGGGCAGCACCCTCATCATGGCGGTGGTGACCCTGGAGGAATGTTCGCAAGTCTTCTTCCGCTCGCGCACGTTCGACCTGCTGGATTTGGCGGCCGACGCCGTGGGCATCTGGTTCGGCGGGCGGCTGGTGATGGCCGGTCTGCGCCGGCAACCGGCCCGTCCCCCCGCGACCGCGTAA
- a CDS encoding SurA N-terminal domain-containing protein — MFGTFRKHSTALWGVIIAAMAVSLVVWTGNRGGNGRGGGAADFGVIGGKKVSQDDFVNAAREAKLQYFLSRGEWPDASAERLGFNLNSQAYQRLFLERKMQELGVHVSDEAVAKEASRYLQSFARQAGSPSMQLFEQKVLAPGGLNVADLERFLRHNLGIQQIVAIMGLSGKLVSPQEARTIYERENQDLSAQAVFFNASNYLASITATPAQLSEFYSNQMVRYRLPDRVQVSYVQFQVTNFWAEGGLEMNKMTNLDLMIDAEYQRRGTNFYSGMTPENAKASIREEIHEQFATMAARRRASEFADPLVSADGVKPEALAARAKEQGLAVSVTAPFDRSSVPAGLDARDNFTKAAFDLREDEPIAGPLLSGDSVYVIARNKQLPSEVQSFATVKTQVEQDFKLAQALQAARRAAAEFETKATNGLAQGKAFTSLCAEAKASPVLLPPFSLSSRSLPEVEDHISLQQFKQVVFNTAVGHVSPAVPTMEGSVVVYVQAKLPIDQTKLEKDLPDFIKLLRQARESEAFEAWFQREASQALAGIPMLRQAEVGSPTGAN, encoded by the coding sequence ATGTTTGGAACTTTCCGCAAACATTCAACCGCCCTGTGGGGCGTGATTATCGCTGCCATGGCCGTTTCGCTGGTGGTCTGGACGGGCAATCGCGGTGGCAACGGCCGCGGCGGCGGGGCGGCGGACTTCGGCGTCATCGGCGGCAAGAAGGTGTCGCAGGACGACTTCGTGAACGCCGCCCGGGAGGCCAAACTGCAATACTTCCTGTCCCGCGGCGAATGGCCCGATGCCAGCGCCGAGCGCCTGGGCTTCAACCTGAACTCGCAGGCCTACCAACGGCTTTTCCTCGAACGCAAGATGCAGGAGCTGGGCGTGCACGTGAGCGACGAGGCCGTGGCCAAGGAGGCGTCCCGTTATCTGCAAAGCTTCGCCCGCCAGGCGGGCAGCCCCAGCATGCAGTTGTTTGAGCAGAAGGTTCTGGCGCCGGGCGGCTTGAACGTGGCGGACTTGGAGCGGTTCCTGCGGCACAACCTCGGCATCCAGCAAATCGTGGCGATCATGGGCCTGAGCGGCAAGCTGGTCAGCCCGCAGGAAGCCCGGACGATTTACGAGCGCGAAAACCAGGATCTCAGCGCGCAGGCCGTGTTCTTCAACGCCTCGAATTATCTCGCCAGCATCACGGCCACGCCGGCCCAGCTCTCGGAGTTTTATTCCAACCAGATGGTCCGTTACCGCCTGCCCGACCGCGTGCAGGTCAGCTACGTGCAGTTCCAGGTCACCAACTTCTGGGCCGAAGGCGGTCTCGAGATGAACAAGATGACCAACCTGGACCTGATGATTGACGCGGAATACCAGCGCCGCGGCACCAACTTCTACAGCGGCATGACGCCCGAAAATGCCAAGGCCAGCATCCGGGAGGAAATCCACGAACAATTTGCCACCATGGCGGCGCGGCGGCGCGCCTCTGAATTTGCCGACCCGCTGGTCAGCGCGGATGGCGTGAAGCCGGAAGCACTGGCCGCCCGCGCCAAGGAACAGGGTTTGGCAGTGAGCGTCACGGCACCATTTGACCGTTCGAGCGTGCCCGCCGGGCTCGATGCCCGGGATAATTTCACCAAGGCGGCATTTGACCTGCGGGAAGACGAACCCATCGCCGGTCCGTTGCTCAGCGGTGATTCGGTTTACGTCATCGCCCGGAACAAGCAACTGCCGAGCGAAGTGCAGAGCTTTGCCACCGTCAAAACGCAGGTGGAGCAGGACTTCAAGCTGGCGCAGGCCCTGCAGGCGGCGCGCCGGGCCGCGGCGGAATTCGAAACCAAGGCCACCAACGGACTCGCGCAAGGCAAGGCGTTCACCAGCCTGTGCGCCGAAGCCAAGGCCAGCCCCGTCCTGTTGCCGCCGTTTTCATTGAGCAGCCGGTCACTGCCGGAAGTTGAGGACCACATCAGCCTGCAACAATTCAAGCAGGTGGTCTTCAACACGGCCGTCGGCCATGTCAGCCCCGCGGTGCCGACGATGGAAGGTTCCGTGGTCGTTTACGTGCAGGCCAAGCTGCCGATTGACCAGACCAAGCTGGAAAAGGATCTGCCCGACTTCATCAAACTGCTCCGGCAGGCCCGCGAGAGCGAGGCGTTCGAGGCGTGGTTCCAGCGCGAGGCCAGCCAGGCGCTCGCCGGCATTCCCATGCTGCGACAGGCCGAGGTGGGCTCGCCGACGGGAGCGAATTGA
- a CDS encoding RluA family pseudouridine synthase yields the protein MPIGDVIKLSSPATREFWEIPILFEDEHLLAVDKPSGLLTSPDRYDRERPNLMKLLHAGIAEGKPWTLVHQRGYLANAHRLDFETSGIILLAKSKPVLVALANQFGSNKPLKHYVALVNGAPPEDTFEVDAKIGPHPGRPGLMRIDPRHGKKSRTRFTVLEKFRNHTLLRCEPVTGRTHQIRIHLRSVRLPIVGDALYHGAPLKLSRLKRRYTLKEGETEKPLMARVALHAEELTLPHPVTGETVAIKSPWPKDFAVAVKYLRRYASY from the coding sequence ATGCCCATCGGTGACGTCATCAAGCTGTCTTCCCCCGCCACGCGGGAGTTTTGGGAAATCCCCATCCTGTTCGAGGACGAGCATCTGCTCGCCGTGGACAAGCCGAGCGGGCTGCTGACGTCGCCCGACCGTTACGACCGCGAGCGGCCGAACCTGATGAAGCTGCTGCATGCGGGCATCGCCGAGGGCAAGCCGTGGACGCTTGTTCATCAGCGCGGTTACCTCGCCAACGCCCACCGGCTCGATTTCGAGACGAGCGGCATCATCTTGCTCGCGAAAAGCAAGCCGGTGCTGGTGGCCCTCGCCAACCAATTCGGGTCGAACAAACCCCTGAAACACTACGTCGCCCTCGTCAACGGCGCGCCGCCCGAAGACACCTTTGAAGTGGATGCCAAGATCGGCCCGCATCCGGGCCGGCCCGGGCTGATGCGCATTGACCCGCGGCACGGCAAAAAGTCGCGGACACGTTTCACCGTGCTGGAAAAGTTTCGCAACCACACCCTGCTCCGCTGCGAGCCCGTCACCGGCCGCACGCACCAGATTCGCATCCACCTGCGCTCCGTGCGGCTGCCGATCGTGGGCGATGCGCTCTACCACGGCGCGCCGCTGAAGTTGTCGCGCTTGAAACGGCGCTACACGCTGAAGGAAGGCGAAACCGAAAAGCCCTTGATGGCGCGCGTGGCGCTCCACGCGGAGGAATTGACCCTGCCCCATCCCGTCACCGGTGAAACAGTGGCCATCAAATCACCCTGGCCGAAGGATTTTGCGGTGGCGGTAAAATACCTGCGGCGCTACGCGAGCTACTGA